One genomic region from Pseudomonas sp. R5-89-07 encodes:
- a CDS encoding tail assembly protein encodes MSAIAIDYSPLETVRLGGMLRQFGKEYRMAVRSPAEAIKALCVQIPGFERFLSNAKSRGLEFAVFRGKKNIGENELCYRGSGEIRIVPVITGSKRAGLLQTIVGAVMIVVGVILIATPFGAPLIAAGIGLVAGGVIQMLSPQAGGLKTSAAPENTPGYAFGSAKNTTASGNPVPLCYGKRRVGGAIISAAIYAEDQM; translated from the coding sequence ATGTCCGCAATCGCAATCGATTACTCGCCGCTGGAAACGGTGCGGCTAGGTGGAATGCTGCGTCAGTTTGGCAAGGAATACAGGATGGCTGTTCGCAGCCCAGCGGAGGCAATCAAAGCCCTTTGCGTGCAGATTCCAGGGTTCGAGCGATTTTTATCCAACGCCAAGTCGAGAGGCTTGGAGTTCGCGGTTTTCCGAGGGAAGAAAAATATCGGCGAGAACGAACTTTGCTATCGGGGCAGCGGTGAAATCAGAATTGTCCCCGTCATCACGGGCAGCAAGCGCGCAGGCCTGCTGCAAACGATCGTGGGGGCGGTGATGATTGTTGTAGGCGTCATTCTAATTGCCACACCTTTCGGCGCGCCATTGATCGCTGCGGGCATCGGCCTTGTTGCCGGTGGCGTAATTCAGATGTTGAGCCCCCAGGCCGGCGGCCTAAAAACCAGCGCTGCGCCCGAGAACACCCCCGGCTACGCCTTCGGCAGTGCCAAGAACACCACTGCATCCGGCAACCCGGTTCCACTTTGTTACGGCAAGCGGCGCGTAGGCGGCGCAATCATCAGCGCCGCTATTTACGCCGAAGACCAGATGTAG
- a CDS encoding fasciclin domain-containing protein: MHAFYKKIAAAACFAILSVTATISFAADAVMVGGAAMYPSKTIVENAVNSQDHTTLVAAVKAAGLVDTLNSKGPFTVFAPTNEAFAKLPAGTVDTLVKPEHKADLTKILTYHVVPGTHTSAQLMADAKKNGGTVVLKTVQGESLNIKLHDGKLWVVDAKGGKAGISIADVMQSNGVIHVVDSVLMP; encoded by the coding sequence ATGCACGCCTTTTACAAAAAAATTGCTGCTGCAGCCTGCTTCGCGATTCTCTCCGTTACCGCAACCATCAGCTTTGCTGCCGACGCTGTGATGGTCGGAGGCGCAGCGATGTACCCAAGCAAAACCATCGTTGAGAACGCGGTCAACTCGCAGGACCACACGACCCTCGTAGCAGCAGTCAAAGCTGCCGGGTTGGTTGATACGCTCAACAGCAAAGGCCCTTTCACCGTATTCGCTCCGACAAACGAAGCCTTTGCTAAGCTGCCAGCAGGTACTGTCGATACTCTGGTCAAGCCTGAACACAAAGCCGACCTGACTAAAATTCTGACCTACCATGTCGTGCCGGGCACTCACACATCGGCCCAACTGATGGCCGACGCCAAGAAGAACGGCGGTACCGTTGTGTTGAAAACGGTTCAGGGGGAGTCGCTGAATATTAAGCTGCACGACGGCAAGCTATGGGTTGTCGATGCCAAAGGCGGTAAGGCGGGTATCAGCATCGCAGACGTTATGCAGTCCAACGGCGTAATCCACGTTGTTGACTCTGTCTTGATGCCTTAA
- a CDS encoding C40 family peptidase has translation MRKHIIAAIQVHAAAEYPRECCGLLLAVGRAQKYFPCRNIATEPNEEFRLDPEDYAAAEDLGEVIGIVHSHPDATSRPSPHDLAMCEATTLPWHILSWPEGDMRTIMPTGSTPLLNRPFVHGAWDCWQVCADWYQREWGLEFEVFQRTDGWWESAESASLYEQHYEAAGFVRVDRPQRGDLIVMHVGRTVHPNHAGIYLGTDPALPGEDSGAFGPGPFLLHHLYGRPSEIIVFGGPWHDRTRLILRHNEAQSKLPSE, from the coding sequence ATGCGCAAGCACATCATTGCGGCCATCCAGGTGCACGCGGCGGCGGAGTATCCGCGTGAATGCTGCGGCCTGCTGCTGGCCGTCGGCCGCGCGCAGAAGTACTTCCCGTGCCGGAATATTGCCACGGAGCCGAACGAAGAGTTCCGGCTTGATCCCGAGGACTACGCTGCGGCGGAAGACTTGGGCGAGGTGATCGGCATCGTGCACTCCCACCCAGATGCCACCAGCAGGCCTTCACCGCACGACCTGGCCATGTGCGAGGCCACGACGCTACCCTGGCACATTTTGTCGTGGCCCGAGGGCGATATGCGCACGATCATGCCTACGGGTAGCACGCCGCTGCTCAATCGCCCGTTCGTGCATGGCGCTTGGGACTGCTGGCAGGTCTGCGCCGATTGGTACCAGCGGGAATGGGGGCTTGAATTTGAGGTCTTCCAGCGCACCGACGGCTGGTGGGAGAGCGCGGAGAGCGCGAGCCTGTACGAGCAGCACTACGAGGCCGCCGGCTTTGTTCGCGTCGACCGGCCGCAGCGCGGCGATCTGATCGTTATGCATGTGGGTCGGACGGTTCACCCGAACCATGCAGGGATCTATCTGGGCACTGATCCGGCGCTACCAGGGGAAGATTCGGGAGCGTTCGGCCCGGGTCCATTCCTGCTGCACCATTTGTACGGCAGGCCGTCCGAAATCATCGTTTTCGGCGGCCCGTGGCATGACAGAACGCGCCTGATCCTCAGGCATAACGAAGCTCAGTCCAAGCTGCCCAGCGAATAG
- a CDS encoding phage minor tail protein L yields MALITDIQKLEPGGEIRLFEIDGTEYGADYLRFHGHAIPHTPEELLAYEHSEDDLPAKSIWWQGAEYAAWPVQIDGISSSSDGTASRPTFAAGNINGRVTALCLAFEDLLKFKLTVRETMAKYLDAVNFPEGNPTADPTQEALEIWYIDQKTSEDGEAVVWELSSPGEIDNHGLPGRQMTTFCHWAMTNGYRGPDCGYTGAAMFDDEDNPTDDPPLDQCKGCLSSCKLRFGENNELSFGGFPAVSLIARS; encoded by the coding sequence ATGGCACTGATCACGGACATCCAGAAACTGGAGCCCGGCGGCGAAATTCGCCTGTTCGAAATCGACGGGACCGAATACGGCGCCGATTACCTGCGCTTCCACGGTCACGCAATCCCGCACACGCCAGAGGAACTGCTGGCCTACGAGCATTCGGAAGACGATCTGCCCGCCAAGTCTATTTGGTGGCAGGGCGCCGAGTACGCGGCCTGGCCTGTGCAGATCGATGGCATCTCATCGAGCAGCGACGGGACCGCCTCCCGGCCCACTTTCGCTGCTGGCAATATCAATGGGCGCGTCACAGCGCTGTGCCTGGCTTTCGAGGACCTGCTGAAGTTCAAGCTGACGGTTCGAGAGACGATGGCCAAGTATCTGGATGCGGTGAACTTCCCCGAGGGCAACCCGACTGCTGACCCGACCCAGGAAGCGCTAGAAATCTGGTACATCGACCAGAAGACCAGCGAAGACGGGGAGGCGGTGGTCTGGGAGCTGTCTTCACCTGGCGAGATCGACAACCACGGCCTGCCCGGCCGGCAGATGACGACCTTCTGCCACTGGGCAATGACCAATGGTTACCGAGGGCCAGATTGCGGCTACACCGGCGCGGCTATGTTCGACGACGAGGACAACCCTACGGATGATCCGCCACTGGACCAGTGCAAGGGCTGCCTGTCGTCCTGCAAGTTGCGGTTCGGCGAGAACAACGAACTCTCCTTCGGTGGATTCCCCGCCGTTTCCCTGATAGCACGGAGCTGA
- a CDS encoding phage tail protein, whose protein sequence is MAIERFTWATEKGADGDIAQRVRSKQFGDGYEQSVEDGLNNRSQSWPVTFTGLKPRIKDIMAFIDRHKGAKGFLWEPPLGELGLYKCNGYKSIHRGGQVYAITATFQQTFHP, encoded by the coding sequence ATGGCAATCGAACGATTTACCTGGGCAACGGAGAAGGGCGCGGATGGCGATATTGCACAGCGCGTTCGCTCCAAGCAGTTCGGCGATGGATATGAGCAGTCGGTGGAGGATGGCCTGAACAACCGATCGCAATCGTGGCCGGTGACGTTTACCGGTCTGAAGCCTCGAATCAAGGACATCATGGCTTTCATCGACCGACACAAAGGGGCGAAGGGCTTCCTGTGGGAGCCGCCCCTTGGCGAGCTCGGCCTCTACAAGTGCAACGGCTACAAGTCGATTCACCGCGGCGGCCAGGTCTACGCCATCACCGCCACCTTCCAGCAAACCTTCCACCCCTGA